The following coding sequences are from one Oncorhynchus clarkii lewisi isolate Uvic-CL-2024 chromosome 20, UVic_Ocla_1.0, whole genome shotgun sequence window:
- the LOC139376384 gene encoding uncharacterized protein isoform X3 — translation MVRFNRAHEEAKVLSSQPGQEGKALVGIGKYKWDTLQDLYEATGADRIKYVRSMRTQTPRYPGSAMAALIDYIQRRDQEGVAAVAGPAAASTIPASNTRPNSAAYASWSCDLCVPFKALSRPR, via the exons ATGGTCAGGTTCAACCGGGCACACGAGGAAGCTAAAGTCCTGTCCTCCCAGCCAG GCCAGGAGGGCAAGGCCCTTGTCGGCATTGGGAAGTACAAGTGGGACACGCTGCAGGACCTGTATGAGGCTACGGGTGCAGACAGGATAAA ATATGTCAGGAGCATGAGGACGCAGACACCCCGTTATCCTGGGAGTGCGATGGCCGCCTTGATTGATTACATTCAGCGCAGAGACCAGGAGGGGGTAGCTGCTGTGGCCGGGCCCGCCGCAGCCAGCACCATCCCCGCCAGTAACACCCGGCCCAACAGTGCGGCTTAC GCCTCTTGGTCCTGCGATCTCTGCGTTCCTTTCAAGGCGCTCTCTCGCCCCAGGTGA
- the LOC139376384 gene encoding uncharacterized protein isoform X1 — MQDDSHNMQDDSHNMQDDSHNIQDDSHNIQDDSHNIQDDSHNIQDDSHNIQDDSHNIQDDSYSGKMENPSFRFTPSQELVLKATMQAVKVAADGPPASGAQGPPVRAKKWEEVEAEARARVVSEGGDPGAEMVVLSRCTVQFGKYRGQTFKWMMENDVGYMMHLVTVHQKERERARSVSQHPLMANKDALTRAPIRPSLRWSGSTGHTRKLKSCPPSQARRARPLSALGSTSGTRCRTCMRLRVQTG; from the exons atgcaggatgacagccacaacatgcaggatgacagccacaacatgcaggatgacagccacaacatacaggatgatagccacaacatacaggatgacagccacaacatacaggatgacagccacaacatacaggatgacagccacaacatacaggatgacagccacaacatacaggatgacagctacagtGGCAAG ATGGAAAATCCTAGTTTCCGGTTCACGCCGTCACAGGAGTTGGTCCTCAAGGCCACCATGCAGGCAGTTAAAGTGGCCGCTGACGGCCCCCCTGCTTCTGGTGCCCAGGGCCCTCCTGTGAGGGCTAAGAAGTGGGAGGAAGTGGAAGCAGAGGCTCGAGCCCGTGTCGTCTCCGAGGGAGGTGACCCCGGTGCAGAGATGGTCGTCCTGAGCCGGTGCACGGTTCAGTTCGGCAAGTACCGGGGTCAGACCTTCAAGTGGATGATGGAGAACGACGTGGGCTACATGATGCACCTGGTAACGGTGCATCAGAAGGAGAGGGAGCGAGCGCGCAGTGTTTCCCAGCATCCCCTGATGGCCAACAAGGACGCCTTGACTCGCGCGCCTATCCGGCCTTCGCTGCGATGGTCAGGTTCAACCGGGCACACGAGGAAGCTAAAGTCCTGTCCTCCCAGCCAG GCCAGGAGGGCAAGGCCCTTGTCGGCATTGGGAAGTACAAGTGGGACACGCTGCAGGACCTGTATGAGGCTACGGGTGCAGACAGGATAA
- the LOC139376387 gene encoding uncharacterized protein translates to MLLVYHCARGSTSLESFHLHLNRFIPGTRANAMHFQAFLLDGLMRWNKDRAQAAVEGKNRKPLLSYSGHLQHILNLSSERVLGKEQVKDYTKPSEYTGELLGVEYLYSQTGRVLQDVSGDPDLPEEAAAVEQLDEEDEGFQEEDVDQTVHIPHVPRMSAPSSSSAAPLSGEPADAPRSGPSSPTAPEDGSSPEAPGRHSSPHPDHSSDSEVIILDLLCW, encoded by the exons ATGTTGCTGGTTTATCACTGCGCACGGGGTTCCACATCCTTGGAGTCATTCCATCTCCACCTCAACCGGTTCATCCCAG GTACCAGGGCAAATGCAATGCATTTCCAGGCATTCCTTTTGGATGGACTGATGAGGTGGAACAAGGACCGTGCGCAGGCAGCAGTGGAGGGGAAGAACAGGAAGCCCCTGCTCTCCTACAGTGGCCACCTGCAgcacatccttaaccttagcagcgaaagggtgcttggcaaggaacaggttaaggactacaccaagcctagtgagtacacag gggaactcctcggagtggagtacctgtactcgcagactggcagagtgctgcaggatgtcagcggggaccctgaccttccggaagaggcagccgctgtcgagcagctcgacgaggaggacgagggctttcaggaggaggatgtagaccagacagtccacatccctcatgtccctcgtatgagcgccccgtcctccagctcggcggcacctctgtcaggggaacccgctgacgcacccaggtctgggccatccagtcccaccgcccctgaagacggaagctctcctgaggcccctggtcgacacagttctcctcaccctgaccactcctctgattcagaggtaattatacttgaccttttgtgttggtaa
- the LOC139376384 gene encoding uncharacterized protein isoform X2, whose product MRPAAMGSRPSPSPAVRTLTRTCPCSLPTLVTQAAVSAAVPASFLVTWRQTHKDRKMENPSFRFTPSQELVLKATMQAVKVAADGPPASGAQGPPVRAKKWEEVEAEARARVVSEGGDPGAEMVVLSRCTVQFGKYRGQTFKWMMENDVGYMMHLVTVHQKERERARSVSQHPLMANKDALTRAPIRPSLRWSGSTGHTRKLKSCPPSQARRARPLSALGSTSGTRCRTCMRLRVQTG is encoded by the exons ATGAGACCAGCCGCCATGGGGAGCAGGCCCTCGCCCTCACCGGCAGTGAGGACACTGACGAGGACCTGCCCATGCTCGTTACCGACGTTGGTAACCCAGGCGGCTGTGTCTGCAGCGGTACCCGCAAGCTTTTTAGTCACctggagacaaacacacaaagacagaaag ATGGAAAATCCTAGTTTCCGGTTCACGCCGTCACAGGAGTTGGTCCTCAAGGCCACCATGCAGGCAGTTAAAGTGGCCGCTGACGGCCCCCCTGCTTCTGGTGCCCAGGGCCCTCCTGTGAGGGCTAAGAAGTGGGAGGAAGTGGAAGCAGAGGCTCGAGCCCGTGTCGTCTCCGAGGGAGGTGACCCCGGTGCAGAGATGGTCGTCCTGAGCCGGTGCACGGTTCAGTTCGGCAAGTACCGGGGTCAGACCTTCAAGTGGATGATGGAGAACGACGTGGGCTACATGATGCACCTGGTAACGGTGCATCAGAAGGAGAGGGAGCGAGCGCGCAGTGTTTCCCAGCATCCCCTGATGGCCAACAAGGACGCCTTGACTCGCGCGCCTATCCGGCCTTCGCTGCGATGGTCAGGTTCAACCGGGCACACGAGGAAGCTAAAGTCCTGTCCTCCCAGCCAG GCCAGGAGGGCAAGGCCCTTGTCGGCATTGGGAAGTACAAGTGGGACACGCTGCAGGACCTGTATGAGGCTACGGGTGCAGACAGGATAA